One Glycine max cultivar Williams 82 chromosome 1, Glycine_max_v4.0, whole genome shotgun sequence genomic window, AAGGGGGACTACTAACTGTTTCATGGAATAGCAATGGCAATGGAATTCCATATTTGCACGAGGAGGGTCCCATTAGTGATTAGTGTGACTATCAAATAAGTATATATGGTTTATTCATATTCATATAGTGAGTGGGTGGGATTTGTTTTTGTGTACCAGATGGGCCACGAACTCTGTTTTATTGGCTGTGGAAGAGTGTGGTGTGgttttattcttattaaataaactaagATGGATGTATTGGAAGTCCATTTGTCACAAGCAGATGAAGGAGTTTAactatgttttctttttgtctgATATGATGATTTCTTGTAAGATTAATCGAACTTGGTGCGCTTCATTGCTTTTAATATTGTACCCTCCAAAAGACACCAAATGAGAGTAGAGAAAATGATATTGCAATCTATGCTAGTGCTTTAGAGGTTTTGCGCTTTcgcctgtttttttttttttgtttttccttgcaTGAGCTTTTAGTATTGggcttttcattttcaatcagTTTTGGGCTTGTAATGGGTTgacccaaattaaaaaaaaaagagagagagaaaaggttTGTGATACTTGGATAAtctatctataaataaaaatccgAGGTTCTCGTACTCTTCAGTCGTGACGTGGTAAGGAGGTTGTTAGTTAATAGTTGATATATAGCACGAGATTGGAAGCACAAATGGAGCAAGTGTGAAGAGTGATTGATTGTGAGCGAAGAAGCGTTTCCGTAAAAGGGTGAGGAAGTGTTGTGGAGTGGACCATAAAATGTTTATCATTGGTTGTTTTTGAATAATAACTCAGCTTCTTCACCTTTGTTTCTGTCTTGTTGTATCGATTCAGTTAAATATGGCTCGTTTGCTCTTCCCAAGCCTGAAAGAAGAAGCAAATGGAGAGTGGTTGATGGGGTTGGCGAGAAGCAATCAGTTACCACCTTAGCAGCAACTACCacaagttttgatgataacgaCGTTGTTGACTCAAATTCGGCTGTGGTGAGGAATTTCTATGGAGGAATCAATGCGCATGACGTGGATTCTGTAGAGTACCTTATGGCTGAGAATTGTGTGTATGAAGATCTTGTCTTTCCCCGACCCTTTGTTGGTCGTAAGGTTATTTACACTCTCCCTCTTCCAAAACCATAAAATCTGTTAATGGTGCATTTAAGATTAGTTTTCTTGTCGAATAATTTATCTTCCTATTTATCATTTTGGTACCTTATTGAgcactataaaataaaaattaaatgtatttaatgttttacaaattatttaataaatataagatgATGAATGATAAAGATTTCAGATTTTCAGTTTGTTTTTCCCTTGCCGCTAAGATTGGAAAGGTAGTGATGGGAATAAGGTTCTTGatagattaaatataatttttttaaagactcATAAAATGCAAGATCTCATGTTACGTTGAATTGATTGTTCTCTCTGTTACGTTGAATTGTGGATCAACTTTCTACTCATGTGTCTGTTATGTTAAGTATTTCCATGAGGTAATCTCGTCCTATTTCAaggaattattttgaaaaattctatTTGTACCACACTTCTGTACATTTTTGTTTACAAGAGAAAATTAGGAAAACAATAGAGAGAAGTATGGGTAAATTAAAGATACATGATGTAATGGATTGAAATAGAGAGAAAGATAGTATTGTAAAAAGCGTGCTTATAAGAATTATATAACTCAACAGTTTTAGCTTCAATTATTGTGCAGGAAATTCTAGAGTTCTtcaaaaaattcactaattctACCAGCAAAGGTCTGCagtttgttattgatgatttgtCTACTGAGGACTCCTCATCTGTCGGGGTGATATGGCATTTGGGTGCATTGCAAATTCTattgttctttatttcttcattaatttttaaagcgCTTTCAGATTAAAAAAGCgtattattaattaacatttggAAATTAATGGATGCAGAATGGAAGGGAAAACCTTTTCCCTTTAGCAAAGGGTGCAGTTTTTATCGTCTAGAGGTGATCAATGGCAAAAGACAAATAACGTGAGTAATAGTGTGTTCGATGTACATTAACTGGATGAAGCTAGAAGATAGCCTTTGAATTATAAGATTTCATTTTTCAACCCTTTTTCTGAATCTAggtggttatttgatttttctatgGCATC contains:
- the LOC100802494 gene encoding uncharacterized protein — its product is MGGGMVTPALSPFDLWATNSVLLAVEECVKYGSFALPKPERRSKWRVVDGVGEKQSVTTLAATTTSFDDNDVVDSNSAVVRNFYGGINAHDVDSVEYLMAENCVYEDLVFPRPFVGRKEILEFFKKFTNSTSKGLQFVIDDLSTEDSSSVGVIWHLEWKGKPFPFSKGCSFYRLEVINGKRQITYGRDCVEPAIKPGDAALAAIRSVTWLLQQFPQLANWL